From the Streptomyces sp. NBC_00654 genome, the window CGGCCACCGGTGACACCCGGCGGCTGAGGCGCAGGCACCGGGACTGGTTCCTGGGCCTGGCGACCTGGTGCGAGCTGGACTGGTTCAGTCCCCGGCAGGCCGAGGTGGCGGTCCGTATCGACAGTGAGCTGCCCAACCTGCGCCGGGCCATGGAGTATTCGATGGAGAGTCCGGAGGAGATCCATCTGGCCCAGTACCTGGTGGGCACGCTCTGGTTCTACTGGGTGGGCTGCGGCCGGCTCTCCGAGGGCCGGCACTGGCTGGATCATGTGCTGGAGGGCGAGGCACCGCATGATCCCTCCCGGCTCAAGGCGTTGTGGGTCCTGGGTCATGTGGCGGTTCTCCAGGGCGACGCGATCGGCGCGGTCTCGGCGCTGCACGAGTGCCGGGAGGAGGCCGAACGGAGCGGCGATGCCACGGCCATGGCCTACGCGGTGCACCGGACCGGCTGTCTGGCGATCGTCACGGACGACATGCCGCGCGCCGAGGAGCTGCTGCGCGACGCGCTCGGCCGGTACCGGGAGATCGGTGAGCTGAACAGCAATGTGCTGATGGCCCAGGTCGAACTGGCCATGGCGGTGGCCTTCCGCGGCGATCTGGACGGTGCGGCCGCGATCTGCGACGAGGTCAGGGAGATCTGTGAGGACCACGGGGAGCGGTGGGCCCTGGCCTACGCGCTGTACGTCCTGGCCTACGCGGCGCTGCGGCGGGGCGAGACGGGCCCGGCCCGGCGGATGCTCGGGGAGTCCCTGTCCATCGGTCATACCTTCAACGACCTGCTGGGCACGGTCCTCTCCCTGGAGCTGCTGGCCCTGGTCACGGCGATCGAGGGCAACCCCGCGGAGGCCGCCGTGCTGCAGGGGGCGGCGGAGCGGATCTGGCCGTCGGTGGGACTGCCGCTGTTCGGCTCGGTCCACTACGGCCGGCCGCAGGCGGAGTGCGAGGAGCTCGCGCGCCGGGAACTCGGGGACGCCGCGTACACGGCGGGGCTGCGCACCGGGGGCCGGCTGGATCCGGACGGGGCGGTGGCACGGGCGCTGACCGGCGGACCCCCGGAGGAGGCGGGCGCGCACGGGCTGACCGCCGTACCGGCGCCCGGGGAAACGCGAAGGCCCGCCGCCTCCCGTACAACAGGGAGGGGCGGGCCGGAGCGCTGGTGAGAGCGGCTACGCCTGGATCAGCGGGCGTAGTACTCGACGACGAGCTGCTCGTCGCAGATCACCGGGATCTCCTTGCGGTTCGGGTCCCGGTCCAGGCGGAAGGCCAGGGCCTTCAGGTTCACCTGGAGGTAGCGCGGGGTCTCACCGTCGGTGTCGTAACCACCCTCGCGGGCCACCTGGAAGGGGACCTTGGAGCGGCTGCGCTCGCGGACCTGGACGACGTCGTCGGGGCGGACGCGGAACGACGGCTTGTCGACCTTGCCACCGTTGACCTCGATGTGACCGTGGACGACCATCTGACGGGCCTGGTAGATGGTGCGGGCGATGCCCGAACGCAGGACCAGGGCGTCGAGGCGGCGCTCGAGCTCGACGACCAGCGCCTCGCCCGTCTTGCCTTCGGCCTTCTTGGCACGGTCGTAGGCGCGCGCCATCTGGCGCTCGCTGATGTCGTACTGCGCACGCAGGCGCTGCTTCTCCAGCAGACGGACCTTGTAGTCCGAGTTCTGCTTGCGGCCACGGCCGTGCTCGCCCGGCGGGTACGGACGCGCTTCGAAGTACTTGACAGCCTTGGGCGTCAGGGCGATGCCGAGGGCACGCGACTTCTTGACCTTGGGACGCGACTGGTTAGGCACGTTCTCCAGACCTCCGTTGTAGGTTAGGTTAGGCTTACCTTACTCAAGGAGATCGCATGTCTCGCCCTGGGAACACCACTCACGTCACGGACAGCACAGACAGCGGCAGCGCGCAAAAAGGCACTGCTACGACGGAAGGCCGATCTGATCGTGGTCAGCCGCGTCCCAGCGGGCTTGAAAACACTCGGATGCCGTCAGCAGCCGAGCGCACACGAACTCTCGTACAGAGTACCTGCTCCGCCGTACTGGTCGTACCAGGGCTCGATGTGGCCCGCCCCGAGCAGCTCGTCCCCGGCACCCGGAGCGTAGGACCCGAGGGCGATCTGTTCCTCGAATTCCCCGCGGATTCCCCCGCCGTACGGGCCGCGGCCCACGCCCGGGGCGACGAGCCGACCGCGGTGCTGGAGATCACGGATGTCGCCCCGGTCTCCGTCCCGCACCGCATTCGCGGCCGCGCCTGGGTGTCCGGCCGGCTCACCTGCGTACCCGGTCTCGCCGACGCCGGCCGGATGATGCTGCGGCTGGAGTTCGGGGAGGCGTACGTCGACGACCTCTGGGGGGCCGAGGACATCGCGCAGGAGGACTTCCGGGACGCGGCGCCCGACCCGCTCGTCATCCACGAGGCGGAACTGCTCCAGCACCTGCACGCGGCCCACGGCGAACAGCTGCGGAAGCTGTGCGGACTGCTCGGCGAGCGCACCGACCACACCTGCTCCGCCCATGGGCCCACCGCCGTGCCGGTCGCCCTCGACCGCTTCGGGCTGCGGATCCGCTTCGTCGAGGGCCGGGGCGCGTGCTTCGACGCCCGCTTCGAGTTCCCCGAGCCGGTGCGGGACGTCGGCGGACTGCGCCGCGCGATGCACACGCTCTTCGAGGCGGCGTCCCGCTAGAGGCCGTCCGTCGCGGCCTCGGGCCCGCCGCGCCCGAGCCGCTCGCGGACCCGGTCCGCCACGTCCGCGTACCGCGCCTCGGCGCCGTAGCGCGTGGGGGTGTAGTACCGCTTGTCGCGGACCGCGTCCGGGGCGTACTGCTGGGCGGCGATGCCTCCGGGGACGTCGTGCGGGTAGATGTACCCCTGGGCGTGGCCCAGCTTGGCCGCACCCTTGTAGTGGCCGTCGCGCAGATGGGCCGGGACGGGGCCGGCGAGGCCCTTGCGCACGTCCTCCTGGGCGGCGGAGATCGCCAGGGTCGCCGCATTCGACTTGGGGGCCAGGGCCAGCGCGATCGTGGCATGGCTGAGGGTCAGCGCCGCCTCCGGGAAGCCGATCATCGCCACGGCCTGTGCCGCGGCCACCGCCGTCGGCAGGGCCGTCGGGTCGGCGAGCCCGATGTCCTCGCTGGCGGAGATCATCAGCCGCCGGGCGATGAACCGGGGGTCCTCCCCCGCCTCGATCATCCGCGCCAGATAGTGCAGCGCGGCGTCCACGTCGGAACCGCGGATGGACTTGATGAGGGCACTGGCCACGTCGTAGTGCTGGTCGCCGTCCCGGTCGTACTTCACGGCGGCGCGGTCGACGGTCTCCTCGACCGTCCGCAGGCTGATCTCGGACCCGTGTGTGGCGAGCGCCGCACCGGCCGCGGCCTCCAGCGCGGTGAGCGCCCGGCGGGCGTCGCCGCCCGCGATGCGCAGCAGATGCGCCTCGGCG encodes:
- the rpsD gene encoding 30S ribosomal protein S4: MPNQSRPKVKKSRALGIALTPKAVKYFEARPYPPGEHGRGRKQNSDYKVRLLEKQRLRAQYDISERQMARAYDRAKKAEGKTGEALVVELERRLDALVLRSGIARTIYQARQMVVHGHIEVNGGKVDKPSFRVRPDDVVQVRERSRSKVPFQVAREGGYDTDGETPRYLQVNLKALAFRLDRDPNRKEIPVICDEQLVVEYYAR
- a CDS encoding DUF2470 domain-containing protein, with amino-acid sequence MPSAAERTRTLVQSTCSAVLVVPGLDVARPEQLVPGTRSVGPEGDLFLEFPADSPAVRAAAHARGDEPTAVLEITDVAPVSVPHRIRGRAWVSGRLTCVPGLADAGRMMLRLEFGEAYVDDLWGAEDIAQEDFRDAAPDPLVIHEAELLQHLHAAHGEQLRKLCGLLGERTDHTCSAHGPTAVPVALDRFGLRIRFVEGRGACFDARFEFPEPVRDVGGLRRAMHTLFEAASR
- a CDS encoding replication-associated recombination protein A, coding for MEPDLFTAAAEDRQEKDPSSSPLAVRMRPRVLDEVVGQQHLLRPGSPLRRLVGEGSGGPAGPSSVILWGPPGTGKTTLAYVVSKATNKRFVELSAITAGVKEVRAVIDGARRATGGFGKETVLFLDEIHRFSKAQQDSLLPAVENRWVTLIAATTENPYFSIISPLLSRSLLLTLEPLTDEDLRSLLRRALSDERGLGGALTLPEDAEAHLLRIAGGDARRALTALEAAAGAALATHGSEISLRTVEETVDRAAVKYDRDGDQHYDVASALIKSIRGSDVDAALHYLARMIEAGEDPRFIARRLMISASEDIGLADPTALPTAVAAAQAVAMIGFPEAALTLSHATIALALAPKSNAATLAISAAQEDVRKGLAGPVPAHLRDGHYKGAAKLGHAQGYIYPHDVPGGIAAQQYAPDAVRDKRYYTPTRYGAEARYADVADRVRERLGRGGPEAATDGL
- a CDS encoding AAA family ATPase is translated as MRRLQRHFATSDEPGPHPDSRGNLPADLNRFVGRDAEVAELCRLLEESRIVTVAGVAGAGKTRCATRVATLLKKRYCDGVWIVELSAIHDPGLLEHALVDALGLTDHTGRPPRATLVEHLAPRQLLLVIDGFEHLIDPCASLVRELLRRAPRLQVLAAGRRPLQVDGELTFPLAPMNDEDAVELFTERARAVRPGFRPTDGEAAAARELCRRLDGIPLALELAAGRLRALSVDQVLVRLDDRFRLLTGGSRCAPARHQTLRTAIGWSHELCAPEQRLLWARLSVFAGQFDLEAAEYICGGPDLPADSVLDVLDELLAQSVVLREDSPAGTRYRLLDTVREYGAEWLAATGDTRRLRRRHRDWFLGLATWCELDWFSPRQAEVAVRIDSELPNLRRAMEYSMESPEEIHLAQYLVGTLWFYWVGCGRLSEGRHWLDHVLEGEAPHDPSRLKALWVLGHVAVLQGDAIGAVSALHECREEAERSGDATAMAYAVHRTGCLAIVTDDMPRAEELLRDALGRYREIGELNSNVLMAQVELAMAVAFRGDLDGAAAICDEVREICEDHGERWALAYALYVLAYAALRRGETGPARRMLGESLSIGHTFNDLLGTVLSLELLALVTAIEGNPAEAAVLQGAAERIWPSVGLPLFGSVHYGRPQAECEELARRELGDAAYTAGLRTGGRLDPDGAVARALTGGPPEEAGAHGLTAVPAPGETRRPAASRTTGRGGPERW